In Bacillus cereus ATCC 14579, a single window of DNA contains:
- the resE gene encoding sensor histidine kinase ResE, with product MLWRSVVGKLWMTILLLVSFVLGFVAILLSQFFRTYYVDMSEARLQKVATSVSELIEEGADVKTIENIAYKFSDPLSRIIIVEDGKEISSSPKQEGLVTLTMDDLKEDKELAAVFTDKKEIKNNIRKASNSRKNKNTENDIMIVGKPVQSKNQSAVFVYESLQVPIQGMERTTDFIFLSAGIAIILTTFFAFFLSTRITAPLRKMREVAFEVSRGKFDAKAPMVSQDEIGELATALNQMGKQLKFNMNALQQEKEQLASILSSMADGVITLNQEGEVVVINPPAEHFLQVWQEEKEIELSKKLPSELVELFHLVVESEQQQVVEINLQKGNYVVLMTPLYNQTKIRGAVAVLRDMTEERRLEKMRQDFIANVSHELRTPMVMLQGYSEAILDDIVQTKEEIDEFVQIIYDESVRLGKLVNELLDLARMESGHVELHIGEVDIHPFVEKIGRKFQGIAKDKEVALTVDFKGPIEQYPFDADRMEQVLTNLIDNAIRHTNAGGHVTLVIDTKNNGLIFEVQDSGAGIPEEDIPFLFDRFYKADKARTRGKKGGTGLGLAIAKNIVQGHDGKISVSSVVGEGTTFSVYLPNRII from the coding sequence ATGCTTTGGAGAAGTGTAGTAGGGAAGTTATGGATGACCATATTACTTCTCGTTTCGTTTGTTCTTGGATTTGTTGCGATTTTACTTTCACAGTTTTTTAGAACGTATTATGTTGATATGAGTGAAGCTAGGCTTCAAAAAGTTGCAACAAGTGTTTCAGAGTTAATTGAAGAAGGTGCCGATGTAAAAACGATTGAGAATATCGCTTACAAATTCTCTGACCCACTTTCAAGGATTATTATTGTAGAAGATGGTAAAGAAATCTCTTCTTCACCGAAACAAGAAGGGTTAGTCACTCTTACAATGGATGACTTAAAAGAAGATAAAGAATTAGCGGCTGTGTTTACAGACAAAAAAGAAATTAAGAATAATATTAGAAAAGCGTCTAATAGTAGGAAGAATAAAAACACCGAAAATGATATTATGATCGTCGGAAAACCAGTGCAATCAAAAAATCAAAGTGCAGTGTTCGTATATGAATCTTTACAAGTACCGATACAAGGTATGGAAAGAACAACTGATTTTATTTTCTTATCGGCTGGAATTGCGATTATATTAACAACTTTCTTTGCGTTCTTCTTATCTACTCGGATTACAGCACCGCTTCGTAAAATGCGTGAGGTTGCTTTTGAAGTGTCACGTGGGAAGTTTGATGCAAAGGCTCCTATGGTATCTCAGGATGAGATTGGTGAGCTTGCAACGGCCTTAAATCAAATGGGAAAACAGTTGAAGTTTAATATGAACGCCTTGCAACAAGAAAAAGAGCAGTTAGCAAGTATTTTGAGTAGTATGGCAGATGGGGTTATTACGTTAAATCAAGAAGGTGAAGTCGTTGTAATCAATCCGCCGGCCGAACATTTCTTACAAGTTTGGCAAGAAGAAAAAGAGATAGAGCTCAGTAAAAAACTACCTTCTGAACTTGTGGAATTATTCCATCTCGTTGTAGAAAGCGAACAACAACAAGTTGTTGAAATTAATTTACAAAAAGGAAACTATGTAGTTCTTATGACGCCGCTTTACAATCAAACGAAAATTCGTGGAGCTGTAGCAGTGCTGCGAGATATGACGGAAGAACGTCGTCTTGAAAAGATGCGTCAAGATTTTATTGCGAATGTATCACATGAACTTCGTACACCAATGGTCATGCTGCAAGGGTATAGTGAAGCGATTTTAGATGATATTGTGCAAACGAAAGAGGAAATAGATGAGTTTGTTCAAATTATTTATGATGAATCTGTTCGTTTAGGTAAACTTGTAAATGAATTGTTAGATTTAGCTCGTATGGAAAGCGGTCATGTAGAGTTACATATTGGTGAAGTGGATATACATCCGTTTGTTGAAAAAATTGGTCGTAAATTCCAAGGGATTGCAAAGGATAAAGAGGTCGCGTTAACGGTTGATTTCAAAGGTCCAATTGAACAATACCCGTTTGATGCAGATCGTATGGAACAAGTATTGACGAATTTAATTGATAACGCAATACGTCATACGAATGCAGGCGGACATGTAACGCTTGTAATTGATACGAAAAATAACGGTCTTATTTTTGAAGTACAAGATTCGGGTGCAGGCATTCCAGAAGAAGATATTCCATTTTTATTTGATCGTTTCTATAAAGCTGATAAAGCAAGAACACGTGGGAAAAAGGGTGGAACAGGACTCGGGCTTGCGATTGCGAAAAATATTGTTCAAGGCCATGATGGTAAAATTTCTGTATCAAGTGTTGTTGGAGAAGGAACTACATTCTCTGTATATTTACCGAATCGTATAATTTAG
- a CDS encoding cob(I)yrinic acid a,c-diamide adenosyltransferase, with amino-acid sequence MKLYTKTGDKGTTSVIGGRVDKDDIRVEAYGTIDEANSHIGYAMTKLQGGAFIDIYNELENIQHELFDCGGDLAIVEQKIPYKVTIVMVESLERKIDLYIEEAPPLERFILPGGSEAAATIHIARTVVRRAERSIVSLQKEVKINEVVLKYVNRLSDYLFAIARVINARLQVKDVEYNRSAVVFRDKKEKEVE; translated from the coding sequence ATGAAATTATATACAAAAACAGGAGATAAAGGAACGACAAGTGTAATAGGTGGCAGGGTTGATAAAGATGATATCCGTGTGGAAGCGTATGGAACAATAGACGAGGCAAATTCTCATATTGGATATGCAATGACTAAGCTTCAAGGCGGGGCTTTTATAGATATTTACAATGAGCTCGAAAATATTCAACATGAACTATTTGATTGCGGAGGAGACTTGGCAATAGTGGAACAAAAAATTCCTTATAAAGTGACAATTGTGATGGTTGAAAGTTTAGAAAGAAAGATTGATTTATATATAGAAGAAGCCCCGCCACTAGAACGCTTTATTTTGCCAGGTGGTAGCGAGGCAGCGGCTACTATTCATATTGCACGTACTGTTGTAAGGAGAGCAGAACGCTCTATAGTATCATTGCAAAAAGAAGTGAAAATAAATGAAGTTGTATTAAAGTATGTAAATAGATTATCTGATTATTTGTTTGCGATAGCTCGAGTAATAAATGCCCGATTACAAGTGAAAGATGTGGAGTATAACCGTAGTGCAGTAGTTTTTCGTGATAAGAAAGAGAAGGAAGTGGAGTAA
- a CDS encoding peptidoglycan DD-metalloendopeptidase family protein — MKVLKCGVMLLSILFVSQLHVYAEENRWTWPVEGQISDYFGTRHGKHYGIDVAAPIGTPVAAIQDGKVTRSYYSSSYGNVVFIKHGEYEAVYAHLNKRYVDQGDYISKGEKIGEVGNTGESRGAHLHLELHQGRWTMAKKNAMNPLLVLSEQRNEVVSSSLYVVQKGDTLVSIARKFIMTLKEIKEKNGLQQELIYPNQQLYVK, encoded by the coding sequence ATGAAAGTTTTAAAATGCGGTGTCATGTTATTGAGTATACTGTTTGTATCTCAATTACATGTTTATGCAGAAGAAAATCGATGGACATGGCCTGTTGAAGGTCAGATAAGTGATTATTTTGGGACAAGGCATGGAAAACACTATGGTATTGATGTAGCTGCGCCGATTGGAACGCCTGTGGCAGCTATCCAAGATGGTAAGGTAACGAGGTCTTATTATTCAAGTAGTTATGGAAATGTTGTATTTATTAAACACGGAGAATATGAGGCTGTATATGCACATTTAAATAAGAGATATGTGGATCAAGGAGATTATATTTCCAAAGGAGAAAAAATTGGAGAAGTAGGGAACACGGGAGAATCGCGAGGTGCGCACTTACATCTAGAACTTCATCAAGGAAGATGGACGATGGCGAAAAAGAATGCGATGAACCCATTGCTTGTTTTAAGTGAACAAAGAAATGAAGTTGTTTCTTCGTCATTATATGTCGTACAAAAAGGGGATACTTTAGTTAGTATTGCACGGAAATTTATTATGACACTTAAGGAAATTAAAGAAAAAAATGGATTGCAGCAAGAGCTAATTTATCCTAATCAACAATTATATGTTAAGTAA
- a CDS encoding ECF transporter S component, whose protein sequence is MKQKNSVVQMVSVAMLSSIAYLLMMLDFPFPGLPPFLKIDFSDVPALIAAIIFGPVAGVIVEAIKNILHYGIQGSLTGVPVGEIANFIAGCLFIGPAAFLFRKYRTVKSLTTGLMLGTITMALIMSVLNYIIIFPAYTWFLNSPAMSSEAIKTTVVTAILPFNLIKGIVVTIVFVALFSRLKVWVFAKMKNA, encoded by the coding sequence ATGAAACAAAAAAACAGTGTAGTGCAGATGGTGAGTGTAGCGATGCTAAGTAGTATTGCATATTTACTAATGATGTTGGATTTCCCGTTCCCAGGGCTTCCGCCATTTTTGAAAATTGATTTTAGTGATGTACCAGCTCTAATTGCGGCAATTATCTTTGGACCAGTAGCAGGAGTGATTGTAGAGGCGATAAAGAACATTTTACATTACGGGATTCAAGGAAGTTTAACGGGAGTACCAGTTGGAGAAATTGCAAACTTTATTGCAGGATGTTTATTTATTGGGCCAGCAGCTTTCTTATTTAGAAAGTATCGTACTGTGAAGAGTTTAACTACAGGATTAATGCTAGGGACAATTACAATGGCACTTATTATGAGTGTATTAAACTACATCATCATATTCCCGGCGTACACTTGGTTTTTAAATTCACCAGCTATGTCTAGCGAAGCTATAAAAACAACGGTTGTAACGGCAATCTTACCATTTAATTTAATTAAAGGGATTGTTGTAACAATTGTATTTGTAGCATTATTCTCACGCCTGAAAGTATGGGTGTTTGCAAAAATGAAAAATGCATAA
- a CDS encoding ferredoxin: MAKYTIVDKDTCIACGACGAAAPDIYDYDDEGIAFVTLDDNQGIVEIPDVLIEDMMDAFEGCPTDSIKVADESFDGDALKFE; encoded by the coding sequence ATGGCAAAATATACAATCGTTGATAAAGATACTTGTATTGCATGTGGTGCTTGTGGCGCTGCTGCACCAGACATTTATGACTATGATGATGAAGGTATTGCATTTGTAACATTAGATGATAACCAAGGTATCGTTGAAATTCCAGATGTATTAATTGAAGATATGATGGATGCATTCGAAGGCTGTCCAACTGACTCAATTAAAGTTGCTGACGAATCATTCGACGGAGACGCTTTAAAATTCGAATAG
- a CDS encoding helix-turn-helix domain-containing protein → MQIQYTLLHCLKQLNGERTVSSIYYLLKGKRSSQTLQDGNMFRVSFLFGIYKSLNRNDYDGEVAKLLQADFIQEIHENTYVLTPTGKMQLHKWEEVYAFPAHLHGLHYGELGETFWKRLSLIIQTISNLQQNNTRFIPIQQDTEIMMWVKRFLTGRPYKRSELARKLWTEVHNLLEKSNAIEAMIVTYRLTGYERIGCTLQQLAEITKQDIFRVYFLFWGTIHFFIQEVRDKENEFPLLAEIISYPNERAELFSLSTKKTYNFWRQGRSLEEIATIRNLKVATIEDHFVEIALREKDFSIEMFMEKEKIDKVIKVIEALQTRKLRVLKQAVGEDISYFEVRLVLARMEGVNET, encoded by the coding sequence ATGCAAATACAATATACTTTGTTGCATTGTTTAAAACAATTGAATGGTGAAAGAACCGTTTCTTCTATTTATTATTTACTAAAGGGCAAACGTTCTTCGCAAACTTTACAAGATGGAAATATGTTCCGAGTTTCTTTTTTGTTCGGAATATATAAATCATTAAATAGAAATGACTATGATGGTGAAGTTGCAAAGTTGTTGCAAGCGGATTTTATTCAAGAAATACATGAAAATACATATGTGTTAACACCTACGGGTAAAATGCAGTTACATAAATGGGAGGAAGTTTATGCTTTTCCGGCGCATTTGCATGGTTTACATTATGGTGAATTAGGTGAAACATTTTGGAAAAGATTATCATTAATTATTCAAACCATATCAAATTTACAACAGAATAATACGAGATTTATTCCAATTCAGCAAGATACAGAAATAATGATGTGGGTGAAACGTTTTCTAACAGGAAGGCCATATAAGAGAAGTGAGTTGGCGAGAAAACTATGGACGGAAGTACATAATCTTTTAGAAAAGAGTAATGCGATAGAAGCGATGATTGTAACATATCGATTAACGGGTTATGAACGCATTGGTTGTACATTGCAACAATTAGCAGAAATTACGAAACAAGATATATTCAGGGTGTATTTTTTATTTTGGGGTACAATACATTTCTTTATACAAGAAGTTCGTGATAAAGAAAATGAATTTCCACTATTAGCTGAAATTATATCTTATCCAAATGAGAGAGCTGAATTATTTAGTTTATCCACGAAAAAAACATATAATTTTTGGAGACAAGGACGTTCTTTAGAAGAAATAGCGACGATTCGGAATTTAAAGGTTGCAACGATAGAAGATCATTTTGTTGAAATTGCTTTGCGAGAAAAAGATTTTTCTATTGAAATGTTTATGGAAAAAGAAAAGATAGACAAAGTAATAAAAGTAATTGAAGCATTGCAAACGCGGAAGTTACGTGTTTTGAAACAAGCGGTTGGAGAAGATATTTCTTATTTTGAAGTTCGTCTTGTATTAGCGCGGATGGAGGGTGTAAATGAAACTTGA
- the recQ gene encoding ATP-dependent DNA helicase RecQ: MKLEEYLYKWFGYSEFRPGQKGVITDLLEGKDVIAMLPTGRGKSMCYQFPGLMREGTVLVVSPLLSLMEDQVTQLKYVVKNRVIAFNSFRTLNEKREAMKKLSSYKFIFVSPEMLQSELLIRELKKIHIALFVVDEAHCISQWGYDFRPDYKKLNVVIENIGSPTVLALTATATKGVLQDIADSLNLKGAAEHVYSIDRPNIAMDVQFVETIEEKKEALLEQVMYLQGPGIVYCSSRAWTERLTEYLRGKGVTGVAFYHGGMEHEERMLIQQQFMNDQLQLVICTSAFGMGVNKANTRYIIHFHYPTNIASYLQEIGRAGRDGEPSIAILLCSPLDHDLPISIIEDELPSKSQIKFLFSLLQERIFQTKELPIEDVEEICYNAARFNEQYWRFVRYHLEQVGIIQQRRLLLEGLSDEIMNRLIAEVEIRLRNKYSELENMKSWIQVKGCRREYVLQQFGYRKEQELINCCDYCGITKEDYKKRRAQQSDFDYNWETELQKLFGLEKMEE; the protein is encoded by the coding sequence ATGAAACTTGAAGAATATTTATATAAGTGGTTTGGATATTCTGAATTTCGTCCAGGTCAAAAAGGAGTAATTACAGATTTATTAGAAGGAAAAGATGTGATAGCAATGCTTCCGACTGGAAGAGGGAAATCTATGTGCTATCAGTTTCCGGGGCTTATGCGAGAAGGAACAGTGCTTGTTGTATCACCGTTATTATCTTTAATGGAAGATCAAGTGACACAATTAAAGTATGTTGTGAAAAACCGAGTGATAGCATTTAATAGTTTTCGGACATTAAATGAAAAAAGAGAAGCGATGAAAAAATTATCTTCATATAAATTTATTTTTGTTTCACCAGAGATGTTGCAGTCGGAGTTATTAATTAGGGAATTGAAGAAAATTCATATTGCATTATTTGTTGTTGATGAGGCTCATTGTATTTCTCAATGGGGTTATGATTTTAGACCGGACTATAAAAAACTAAATGTAGTTATTGAAAATATTGGTTCTCCTACAGTATTAGCATTGACAGCCACAGCGACAAAAGGGGTACTGCAGGATATCGCAGATAGTTTAAATTTAAAGGGTGCCGCGGAACATGTATACTCTATTGATCGTCCTAATATTGCAATGGATGTGCAATTTGTAGAGACGATAGAAGAAAAGAAAGAGGCGCTTTTAGAGCAGGTGATGTATTTACAAGGGCCGGGGATTGTATATTGCTCAAGTAGAGCGTGGACAGAAAGGTTAACAGAATACTTGAGAGGGAAAGGTGTTACTGGTGTAGCTTTTTATCATGGTGGTATGGAACATGAAGAGCGTATGTTAATTCAACAGCAGTTTATGAACGATCAATTGCAACTTGTAATATGCACAAGTGCATTTGGTATGGGGGTAAATAAGGCGAATACGCGATATATTATTCATTTTCATTATCCAACTAATATAGCCTCTTACTTACAAGAAATCGGAAGAGCTGGAAGAGATGGCGAACCGAGTATAGCTATTTTATTATGTAGTCCGTTGGATCATGATTTACCAATTTCAATCATTGAGGATGAATTGCCAAGTAAGTCACAAATAAAATTTTTATTTTCTTTACTACAAGAAAGAATATTTCAAACGAAGGAATTACCAATAGAAGATGTAGAAGAAATTTGTTATAATGCAGCAAGATTTAATGAGCAATATTGGCGTTTCGTTCGTTATCATCTCGAACAGGTTGGAATTATACAACAACGAAGATTATTATTAGAAGGTTTGTCAGATGAAATCATGAACCGATTAATAGCTGAAGTAGAAATAAGGTTGCGTAATAAATATAGTGAGCTAGAAAATATGAAGTCATGGATACAAGTTAAAGGGTGTAGACGTGAATATGTGCTGCAACAGTTCGGTTATAGGAAAGAGCAAGAGTTAATTAATTGCTGCGATTATTGCGGTATTACCAAAGAAGATTATAAAAAAAGACGAGCGCAACAATCGGATTTCGACTATAATTGGGAAACAGAGTTACAAAAGCTTTTCGGCCTAGAAAAGATGGAGGAATGA
- a CDS encoding CPBP family intramembrane glutamic endopeptidase has product MNIQRHNVEDMSPQEIRLNLYITQLIIIGIGCLLAYILFQDVKEVFNLWKWEPVSILIIGGLLAIGIVLLDYVAMRVFPESWFDDGGINDKMFRGMSVLHLLVITFLIGFAEEFLFRGVVQTHFGIVIASFVFAVLHIRYITKPFLFCFVCFISFVFGYVFEWTGNLFITIFAHFLVDFIMGLQLRK; this is encoded by the coding sequence ATGAACATTCAAAGGCATAATGTTGAAGATATGAGTCCGCAGGAAATAAGGCTGAATCTATATATAACACAGTTAATTATTATCGGTATTGGCTGTTTACTGGCATATATATTATTTCAAGATGTAAAAGAAGTCTTTAATTTATGGAAATGGGAACCAGTATCTATACTTATTATAGGTGGTTTGTTAGCGATTGGTATTGTGTTATTAGATTATGTTGCAATGCGAGTGTTTCCGGAGTCATGGTTTGATGATGGTGGTATTAACGATAAGATGTTTCGAGGAATGTCCGTTCTACACTTACTCGTTATTACGTTCTTGATTGGTTTTGCAGAAGAATTTTTATTTAGAGGTGTAGTACAGACTCATTTTGGAATTGTAATTGCGAGCTTCGTATTTGCAGTGTTACATATTCGTTATATAACAAAGCCATTTTTATTTTGTTTCGTCTGTTTTATTAGTTTTGTCTTTGGTTATGTATTTGAATGGACAGGAAATTTGTTTATAACAATCTTTGCACACTTTCTTGTTGATTTTATAATGGGACTCCAATTAAGAAAATAA
- a CDS encoding LysM peptidoglycan-binding domain-containing protein gives MRKRIPDFEEELEVERVEEKESLPPRSEIHRNKEKKQKFKINHIFVRVLTFLFILLPISILWYTDKYIQVKGDSNNAGKSAFEVIFFDSAKSESQKHSEKVITHTVKEGETLESIAKQYFSDGNGIEVIKKYNNLQEDEVSAGQELKIPIKDKSTKQES, from the coding sequence ATGAGGAAACGAATTCCTGATTTTGAAGAGGAATTAGAAGTTGAGCGAGTGGAAGAAAAAGAAAGTTTACCGCCGCGTAGTGAAATTCATAGAAATAAAGAGAAAAAACAAAAGTTTAAAATAAATCACATTTTCGTCCGGGTTTTAACATTTCTATTCATTCTTCTGCCGATTAGTATTTTGTGGTACACGGATAAATATATTCAGGTGAAGGGTGATAGTAATAATGCTGGAAAAAGTGCGTTTGAAGTAATCTTCTTTGATTCAGCTAAATCTGAGTCGCAGAAACATTCTGAAAAAGTAATAACGCATACTGTGAAAGAGGGAGAAACTTTAGAAAGTATAGCGAAGCAATATTTTTCAGATGGAAATGGAATTGAAGTAATTAAAAAGTATAATAACTTGCAGGAAGATGAAGTGAGTGCAGGTCAAGAATTAAAAATTCCGATAAAAGATAAGTCCACAAAGCAAGAAAGCTAG
- a CDS encoding metallophosphoesterase encodes MIWIILFSTLIGMGILLLFVMYKEAMRNTVLEHTLVFKEFPKSFQKVNVFFISDIHRRVISNLLIEQVKGKVDLVIIGGDLAEKGVSLSKISANIQKLREIGPVYFVWGNNDYEIEYHELDALLLENNVKVLDNTRVVFESELGEKICLLGIDDVGLHRDRLDLALADCKEDGFRILVSHNPDIIKKMSGNEQISLVLSGHTHGGQIRLFPSKKYLKGGVYNHLNTILFVSNGYGTTLIPLRFRAPAQTHIITLCGGK; translated from the coding sequence ATGATATGGATTATATTATTCAGTACTCTCATAGGCATGGGGATTTTATTACTTTTTGTGATGTATAAAGAAGCGATGCGTAATACGGTGTTGGAACATACTTTAGTATTTAAAGAATTTCCGAAAAGTTTTCAAAAAGTAAATGTGTTTTTTATTTCTGATATTCATAGAAGGGTCATTTCGAATTTGTTAATTGAACAAGTAAAAGGAAAAGTAGATCTCGTAATTATCGGAGGAGATTTAGCAGAGAAAGGTGTCTCTTTATCAAAAATCTCTGCGAATATTCAAAAGTTAAGAGAGATAGGTCCTGTATATTTTGTGTGGGGAAACAATGATTATGAGATAGAATATCATGAATTAGATGCGTTATTATTAGAAAATAACGTAAAAGTTTTAGATAATACAAGAGTGGTATTTGAGTCTGAATTAGGAGAGAAAATTTGTTTGCTCGGTATAGATGATGTTGGATTGCACCGTGATCGTCTAGATTTGGCATTGGCGGATTGTAAAGAAGATGGTTTTCGTATCCTAGTTAGTCACAACCCTGATATAATAAAAAAAATGTCTGGAAATGAACAGATTTCACTTGTGTTAAGTGGCCATACGCATGGAGGACAAATCCGATTATTCCCATCTAAAAAATATTTAAAAGGTGGCGTATATAACCATTTGAATACGATTCTCTTTGTTAGTAATGGGTATGGAACAACATTGATACCACTTCGTTTCCGAGCACCTGCTCAAACACATATCATTACATTGTGCGGAGGGAAATGA